In Ipomoea triloba cultivar NCNSP0323 chromosome 15, ASM357664v1, one genomic interval encodes:
- the LOC116006119 gene encoding metal tolerance protein C2-like has translation MERQTVPEQYDSRFNYRKAEAESPRPPSNGGDIGFGGSDRRFAFSRQASFQQSSSFSKPLLTRNVSSIDIPDIYTRDSFGKGSEESKISDEKFSASSFLSAIYRGVASGNKPMRRLFALISLNVAYSTVELFIGLFSGRVGLVSDAFHLTFGCGLLTFSLFAIAASRTKPDRTYTYGYKRLEVLSAFTNALFLLFLSFSLAVEALHAFIQDESEHKHYLIVSAVTNLLVNLIGVWFFRNYARINLVYRKAEDMNYHSVCLHVIADSVRSAGLILASWLLTLGVKNAEVLCMGLVSGTVFMLVMPLFKATAGVLLQMAPPNIPSSALNKCWRQVASHDGVTELFQVRLWEMVPGHAIGSISLQVKKGVDDRPVLQYVQNLYHDLGVQDLTVQIEA, from the exons atggaACGTCAGACAGTTCCGGAACAGTACGATTCGAGGTTTAATTACCGGAAGGCGGAGGCTGAGTCGCCGAGACCGCCGTCTAATGGCGGCGATATTGGTTTCGGCGGCAGCGACCGGAGATTCGCATTTTCGCGGCAAGCATCGTTTCAGCAATCGAGCAGTTTCTCGAAGCCTCTTCTTACGCGGAACGTTTCGAGCATCGATATACCGGATATCTATACTCGAGATTCATTCGGCAAAGGTTCGGAGGAATCGAAGATCTCTGACGAGAAATTTTCGGCTTCTTCGTTTCTCTCGGCCATTTATCGAGGCGTCGCGTCGGGGAACAAGCCGATGAGGAGGTTATTCGCGCTGATTTCACTCAATGTAGCTTATTCTACCGTCGAGTTATTCATTGGCCTTTTCTCTGGCCGAGTAG GCCTTGTTTCTGATGCATTTCACTTGACATTTGGCTGTGGCCTCTTAACATTTTCATTGTTTGCAATAGCTGCTTCTAGAACAAAGCCTGATCGCACCTACACATATGG GTACAAGAGACTAGAAGTTTTATCTGCTTTCACCAATGCT CTATTTCTATTGTTTTTATCATTCTCCTTGGCTGTGGAAGCACTTCATGCATTCATACAAGATGAATCTGAACACAA GCATTACTTGATTGTTTCTGCTGTTACCAACTTGCTTGTGAATCTCATTGGTGTTTGGTTCTTCAGAAACTATGCTCGCATAAATCTTG TTTATAGGAAGGCTGAAGATATGAATTATCACTCAGTCTGTCTGCACGTTATCGCTGATTCTGTTCGCAG TGCAGGTTTGATCCTGGCTTCCTGGTTGTTGACATTAGG GGTGAAGAACGCTGAAGTCCTTTGCATGGGATTAGTTTCAGGCACAGTGTTTATGCTTGTCATGCCACTATTTAAGGCTACTGCTGGAGTTCTTCTCCAAATGGCACCACCCAACATCCCTTCTTCTGCCTTGAACAAATGCTGGCGACAG GTTGCCTCACATGATGGCGTTACAGAATTATTTCAAGTTCGTCTTTGGGAAATGGTGCCAGGCCATGCCATTGGATCGATTTCACTGCAG GTGAAGAAGGGAGTGGATGATCGCCCAGTGTTGCAATATGTGCAGAATTTATACCATGATCTAGGGGTACAAGATTTAACAGTACAAATTGAGGCTTGA
- the LOC116007550 gene encoding protein NCA1 gives MTPVCPFVKAARPDDASVKKPGESQSKQHAGSEKPKQESGEPAMMPSKCPFGYKQQAGSESKPNQESGEQAKVSSKCPFGYTQEAGGENKPKQVSEKPGIVSPKCPLGFDSQTFKLGPLSCMICQALLYDCSRCVPCSHIFCKVCITRFKDCPLCGADIQKIEADENLQSTVDRFIEGHARIKRPQVNADQEDVGENKTVIYEDVSLERGSFLVHHAMRAFRANNVESAKSRLSICAEDIREQVERMGNTSELCSQLGAVLGMLGDCCRATGDAASAVKYFEESVNFLLKVPKDDLEITHTLSVSLNKIGDLKYYDEDLQAARSYYFQALDIRRNAIKQHSQPSQTIDVAVSLAKVADVDRNIGNEKTAVDGFQEAIEMLQCLKLNPEEDGLEQRRLSVLEFLNSQLGKKETNSSS, from the exons ATGACACCTGTTTGCCCTTTTGTCAAGGCTGCTCGGCCTGATGATGCATCTGTTAAGAAACCTGGAGAAAGTCAAAGTAAACAGCATGCTGGCAGTGAGAAGCCCAAGCAGGAGTCTGGGGAGCCAGCTATGATGCCGTCGAAATGCCCTTTTGGATATAAACAGCAAGCTGGCAGTGAAAGCAAGCCTAATCAGGAATCTGGGGAGCAAGCAAAGGTGTCATCCAAATGCCCCTTTGGATATACACAAGAAGCTGGTGGTGAAAACAAGCCTAAGCAAGTGTCCGAGAAGCCTGGCATTGTGTCCCCCAAGTGTCCCCTTGGATTTGATTCTCAAACATTTAAGCTCGGTCCTCTTAGCTGCATGATATGTCAAGCATTACTTTATGATTGCAGCCGATGTGTGCCTTGTTCTCATATATTTTGCAA AGTATGTATCACACGCTTTAAGGACTGTCCATTATGCGGAGCTGATATTCAGAAGATTGAAGCTGACGAAAATCTTCAGAGCACTGTTGATCGCTTCATTGAAGGGCATGCAAGGATCAAGAGGCCTCAAGTTAATGCAGACCAAGAAGATGTTGGAGAGAACAAAACAGTTATATATGAGGATGTGTCTTTGGAAAGAGGCTCTTTCCTGGTGCATCATGCCATGCGA GCATTTCGTGCAAATAATGTTGAAAGTGCAAAATCAAGACTTAGCATATGTGCAGAAGATATTCGAGAACAAGTAGAAAGAATGGGAAATACATCAGAACTGTGCTCACAGCTTGGAGCAGTTCTGGGTATGCTTGGTGATTGCTG CCGAGCTACAGGAGATGCCGCTTCTGCAGTCAAATATTTTGAAGAGAGTGTCAATTTCCTTTTAAAAGTGCCTAAAGATGATTTAGAG ATAACACACACTCTTTCTGTCTCTCTAAATAAAATTGGAGACCTTAAATACTATGATGAAGATTTGCAAGCTGCAAGATCATATTATTTTCAAGCATTGGATATTCGCCGCAATGCCATCAAGCAGCATTCTCAACCATCTCAG ACCATAGATGTCGCCGTGTCACTTGCAAAAGTTGCTGATGTGGACAGAAATATTGGGAATGAGAAAACTGCAGTAGATGGATTTCAAGAAGCGATAGAAATGCTGCAATGTCTGAAACTAAATCCTGAAGAAGATGGCCTTGAACAGCGG AGATTGTCGGTGCTCGAGTTCCTTAACAGTCAGCTTGGCAAGAAAGAGACCAACTCAAGTTCTTGA
- the LOC116007289 gene encoding metal tolerance protein C2-like, which yields MERQTVPEQYDSRFNYRKAEAESPRPPSNGGDIGFGGSDRRFAFSRQASFQQSSSFSKPLLTRNVSSIDIPDIYTRDSFGKGSEESKISDEKFSASSFLSAIYRGVASGNKPMRRLFALISLNVAYSTVELFIGLFSGRVGLVSDAFHLTFGCGLLTFSLFAIAASRTKPDRTYTYGYKRLEVLSAFTNATAISIVFIILLGCGSTSCIHTR from the exons atggaACGTCAGACAGTTCCGGAACAGTACGATTCGAGGTTTAATTACCGGAAGGCGGAGGCTGAGTCGCCGAGACCGCCGTCTAATGGCGGCGATATTGGTTTCGGCGGCAGCGACCGGAGATTCGCATTTTCGCGGCAAGCATCGTTTCAGCAATCGAGCAGTTTCTCGAAGCCTCTTCTTACGCGGAACGTTTCGAGCATCGATATACCGGATATCTATACTCGAGATTCATTCGGCAAAGGTTCGGAGGAATCGAAGATCTCTGACGAGAAATTTTCGGCTTCTTCGTTTCTCTCGGCCATTTATCGAGGCGTCGCGTCGGGGAACAAGCCGATGAGGAGGTTATTCGCGCTGATTTCACTCAATGTAGCTTATTCTACCGTCGAGTTATTCATTGGCCTTTTCTCTGGCCGAGTAG GCCTTGTTTCTGATGCATTTCACTTGACATTTGGCTGTGGCCTCTTAACATTTTCATTGTTTGCAATAGCTGCTTCTAGAACAAAGCCTGATCGCACCTACACATATGG GTACAAGAGACTAGAAGTTTTATCTGCTTTCACCAATGCT ACAGCTATTTCTATTGTTTTTATCATTCTCCTTGGCTGTGGAAGCACTTCATGCATTCATACAAGATGA
- the LOC116007589 gene encoding uncharacterized protein LOC116007589 has product METSVNAAAKVQHVTKASSDELLRKFAEVGSESEDKRELRIVKRRKRIQAAAAGKEAVSFNGGSAVVERKSLLAPAGSKRSAALIRHLGIGKARVRARELRNKSFMGTIEKTWRKTIGGASKIFMEKHYNRHKRLINDIY; this is encoded by the exons ATGGAGACCAGTGTGAATGCAGCAGCCAAAGTTCAGCACGTGACCAAAGCTTCATCGGACGAGCTTCTGAGGAAGTTTGCGGAGGTAGGTTCCGAATCGGAGGACAAGCGAGAGCTGCGAATCGTCAAGCGCCGGAAAAGGATCCAGGCGGCCGCCGCCGGGAAAGAAGCGGTGAGTTTTAACGGTGGCTCGGCGGTGGTGGAGAGGAAGTCCCTCCTCGCTCCGGCGGGTTCCAAGAGGTCGGCGGCGTTGATTCGGCATCTCGGAATTGGGAAAGCCAGGGTCCGAGCTAGGGAGCTCAGGAACAAGTCTTTTATGGGTACCATAGAAAAG aCATGGAGAAAGACTATTGGGGGGGCTTCCAAGATCTTCATGGAGAAACATTATAACCGACACAAACGTCTTATAAATGACATCTACTAG